From a single Leishmania infantum JPCM5 genome chromosome 36 genomic region:
- the S24E-1 gene encoding 40S ribosomal protein S24e yields the protein MVFQKKKAEVCIRTSQFKVNKLLNRKQFIVEVNHPHWCGTVPTQLIRKKLATLYKVPDASQVSLFGFKTKFGGGKTTGFGLIYDDLASLKRFEPNYRKTRMGFGKARLPARKSVKERRNRNKKLRGKAKGKQVAKKK from the coding sequence ATGGTCTTTCAGAAGAAGAAGGCTGAGGTGTGCATCCGTACCTCCCAGTTCAAGGTGAACAAGCTGCTCAACCGCAAGCAGTTCATCGTGGAGGTAAACCACCCGCACTGGTGCGGTACCGTGCCGACGCAGCTGATCCGCAAGAAGCTGGCCACGCTGTACAAGGTTCCGGATGCGAGCCAGGTGTCCCTCTTCGGCTTCAAGACGAAGTTCGGTGGCGGCAAGACCACCGGCTTCGGTCTGATCTACGACGACCTCGCGTCCCTGAAGCGCTTCGAGCCCAACTACCGCAAGACCCGCATGGGTTTCGGCAAGGCTCGCCTGCCGGCCCGCAAGTCGGTGAAGGAGCGCCGCAACCGCAACAAGAAGCTGCGCGGCAAGGCGAAGGGCAAGCAGGTGGCCAAGAAGAAGTAA